In the genome of Lynx canadensis isolate LIC74 chromosome F1, mLynCan4.pri.v2, whole genome shotgun sequence, one region contains:
- the LOC115505068 gene encoding T-cell surface glycoprotein CD1a-like isoform X2, with the protein MLLLQLVLLTVLVPGGDTDDDFQEPITFRIILTASFYNRARAQNQGSAWLGQLQTHGWDSKTGAFIFLRPWSRGNFSNEKFMELEKLFYSYSIRFLQVFQDHVSQWQLEYPFQVQLEGGCELHLGEVSVGFVHIGYQGSDLMNFQNTSWWPSPKGGRRTEEVCTLFNRFYVANEIIHTLFSDTCPQFLLGLLDAGKAYLKRQVRPEAWLSTGPSPGPGRLLLVCHVSGFYPKPVWVTWMRGDQEQQGTRRGDVLPHADGTWYLQTSLDVEAREAAGLSCRVRHSSLGGQDIVLYWEQHRPVGLVFLVVIVPLVLLAGLAFWLWKRWKSHWRPQCTGLPSERDPSSPSSSTYLNPAQW; encoded by the exons ACTTCCAGGAGCCAATCACTTTTCGAATCATCCTGACCGCATCTTTTTACAACCGTGCCCGGGCACAAAATCAGGGTTCAGCTTGGCTGGGACAGCTGCAGACTCATGGCTGGGACAGCAAGACCGGAGCTTTCATTTTCCTGCGGCCTTGGTCCAGGGGCAACTTCAGCAATGAGAAGTTCATGGAACTGGAAAAGTTATTCTATTCATACTCCATTAGATTTCTTCAGGTATTTCAGGACCATGTCAGTCAATGGCAGCTTGAAT ATCCGTTTCAGGTCCAGCTGGAAGGAGGCTGTGAGCTGCACCTTGGAGAAGTATCAGTAGGATTTGTGCATATTGGATATCAAGGATCAGATCTCATGAACTTCCAGAACACGTCATGGTGGCCATCTCCAAAGGGAGGCAGAAGGACCGAAGAAGTCTGCACACTATTCAATCGGTTCTATGTGGCCAATGAAATTATACACACACTTTTCAGTGATACCTGCCCTCAGTTCCTCTTGGGTCTTCTTGATGCAGGAAAGGCATATCTCAAGCGACAAG TGAGGCCAGAGGCCTGGCTGTCCACTGGCCCCAGTCCGGGACCTGGCCGTCTGCTCCTTGTGTGCCACGTCTCTGGCTTCTACCCAAAGCCAGTGTGGGTGACGTGGATGCGGGGTGACCAGGAGCAACAGGGCACCCGACGAGGTGACGTTTTGCCCCATGCTGACGGGACATGGTATCTTCAGACGTCCTTGGATGTGGAAGCCAGGGAGGCAGCCGGCCTCTCTTGCCGAGTGAGACACAGCAGTCTAGGAGGCCAGGATATTGTCCTCTACTGGG AGCAGCACCGCCCGGTGGGCTTGGTCTTCCTGGTGGTGATCGTGCCCCTGGTGCTTCTGGCAGGTCTTGCGTTCTGGCTCTGGAAGCGCTG GAAATCACACTGGAGACCTCAGTGCACTGGCCTCCCTTCAGAGAGAGATCCCAGCAGCCCCAGTTCCAGCACTTACCTAAACCCAGCTCAGTGGTGA
- the LOC115505068 gene encoding T-cell surface glycoprotein CD1a-like isoform X1, giving the protein MLLLQLVLLTVFVPGGDTDDDFQEPITFRIILTASFYNRARAQNQGSAWLGQLQTHGWDSKTGAFIFLRPWSRGNFSNEKFMELEKLFYSYSIRFLQVFQDHVSQWQLEYPFQVQLEGGCELHLGEVSVGFVHIGYQGSDLMNFQNTSWWPSPKGGRRTEEVCTLFNRFYVANEIIHTLFSDTCPQFLLGLLDAGKAYLKRQVRPEAWLSTGPSPGPGRLLLVCHVSGFYPKPVWVTWMRGDQEQQGTRRGDVLPHADGTWYLQTSLDVEAREAAGLSCRVRHSSLGGQDIVLYWEQHRPVGLVFLVVIVPLVLLAGLAFWLWKRWKSHWRPQCTGLPSERDPSSPSSSTYLNPAQW; this is encoded by the exons ATGCTGTTGTTGCAACTGGTGTTGCTCACAGTTTTTGTCCCAGGTGGTGACACTGACGACG ACTTCCAGGAGCCAATCACTTTTCGAATCATCCTGACCGCATCTTTTTACAACCGTGCCCGGGCACAAAATCAGGGTTCAGCTTGGCTGGGACAGCTGCAGACTCATGGCTGGGACAGCAAGACCGGAGCTTTCATTTTCCTGCGGCCTTGGTCCAGGGGCAACTTCAGCAATGAGAAGTTCATGGAACTGGAAAAGTTATTCTATTCATACTCCATTAGATTTCTTCAGGTATTTCAGGACCATGTCAGTCAATGGCAGCTTGAAT ATCCGTTTCAGGTCCAGCTGGAAGGAGGCTGTGAGCTGCACCTTGGAGAAGTATCAGTAGGATTTGTGCATATTGGATATCAAGGATCAGATCTCATGAACTTCCAGAACACGTCATGGTGGCCATCTCCAAAGGGAGGCAGAAGGACCGAAGAAGTCTGCACACTATTCAATCGGTTCTATGTGGCCAATGAAATTATACACACACTTTTCAGTGATACCTGCCCTCAGTTCCTCTTGGGTCTTCTTGATGCAGGAAAGGCATATCTCAAGCGACAAG TGAGGCCAGAGGCCTGGCTGTCCACTGGCCCCAGTCCGGGACCTGGCCGTCTGCTCCTTGTGTGCCACGTCTCTGGCTTCTACCCAAAGCCAGTGTGGGTGACGTGGATGCGGGGTGACCAGGAGCAACAGGGCACCCGACGAGGTGACGTTTTGCCCCATGCTGACGGGACATGGTATCTTCAGACGTCCTTGGATGTGGAAGCCAGGGAGGCAGCCGGCCTCTCTTGCCGAGTGAGACACAGCAGTCTAGGAGGCCAGGATATTGTCCTCTACTGGG AGCAGCACCGCCCGGTGGGCTTGGTCTTCCTGGTGGTGATCGTGCCCCTGGTGCTTCTGGCAGGTCTTGCGTTCTGGCTCTGGAAGCGCTG GAAATCACACTGGAGACCTCAGTGCACTGGCCTCCCTTCAGAGAGAGATCCCAGCAGCCCCAGTTCCAGCACTTACCTAAACCCAGCTCAGTGGTGA
- the LOC115505068 gene encoding T-cell surface glycoprotein CD1a-like isoform X5: protein MLLLQLVLLTVFVPGGDTDDDPFQVQLEGGCELHLGEVSVGFVHIGYQGSDLMNFQNTSWWPSPKGGRRTEEVCTLFNRFYVANEIIHTLFSDTCPQFLLGLLDAGKAYLKRQVRPEAWLSTGPSPGPGRLLLVCHVSGFYPKPVWVTWMRGDQEQQGTRRGDVLPHADGTWYLQTSLDVEAREAAGLSCRVRHSSLGGQDIVLYWEQHRPVGLVFLVVIVPLVLLAGLAFWLWKRWKSHWRPQCTGLPSERDPSSPSSSTYLNPAQW, encoded by the exons ATGCTGTTGTTGCAACTGGTGTTGCTCACAGTTTTTGTCCCAGGTGGTGACACTGACGACG ATCCGTTTCAGGTCCAGCTGGAAGGAGGCTGTGAGCTGCACCTTGGAGAAGTATCAGTAGGATTTGTGCATATTGGATATCAAGGATCAGATCTCATGAACTTCCAGAACACGTCATGGTGGCCATCTCCAAAGGGAGGCAGAAGGACCGAAGAAGTCTGCACACTATTCAATCGGTTCTATGTGGCCAATGAAATTATACACACACTTTTCAGTGATACCTGCCCTCAGTTCCTCTTGGGTCTTCTTGATGCAGGAAAGGCATATCTCAAGCGACAAG TGAGGCCAGAGGCCTGGCTGTCCACTGGCCCCAGTCCGGGACCTGGCCGTCTGCTCCTTGTGTGCCACGTCTCTGGCTTCTACCCAAAGCCAGTGTGGGTGACGTGGATGCGGGGTGACCAGGAGCAACAGGGCACCCGACGAGGTGACGTTTTGCCCCATGCTGACGGGACATGGTATCTTCAGACGTCCTTGGATGTGGAAGCCAGGGAGGCAGCCGGCCTCTCTTGCCGAGTGAGACACAGCAGTCTAGGAGGCCAGGATATTGTCCTCTACTGGG AGCAGCACCGCCCGGTGGGCTTGGTCTTCCTGGTGGTGATCGTGCCCCTGGTGCTTCTGGCAGGTCTTGCGTTCTGGCTCTGGAAGCGCTG GAAATCACACTGGAGACCTCAGTGCACTGGCCTCCCTTCAGAGAGAGATCCCAGCAGCCCCAGTTCCAGCACTTACCTAAACCCAGCTCAGTGGTGA
- the LOC115505068 gene encoding T-cell surface glycoprotein CD1a-like isoform X6, whose translation MLLLQLVLLTVLVPGGDTDDDPFQVQLEGGCELHLGEVSVGFVHIGYQGSDLMNFQNTSWWPSPKGGRRTEEVCTLFNRFYVANEIIHTLFSDTCPQFLLGLLDAGKAYLKRQVRPEAWLSTGPSPGPGRLLLVCHVSGFYPKPVWVTWMRGDQEQQGTRRGDVLPHADGTWYLQTSLDVEAREAAGLSCRVRHSSLGGQDIVLYWEQHRPVGLVFLVVIVPLVLLAGLAFWLWKRWKSHWRPQCTGLPSERDPSSPSSSTYLNPAQW comes from the exons ATCCGTTTCAGGTCCAGCTGGAAGGAGGCTGTGAGCTGCACCTTGGAGAAGTATCAGTAGGATTTGTGCATATTGGATATCAAGGATCAGATCTCATGAACTTCCAGAACACGTCATGGTGGCCATCTCCAAAGGGAGGCAGAAGGACCGAAGAAGTCTGCACACTATTCAATCGGTTCTATGTGGCCAATGAAATTATACACACACTTTTCAGTGATACCTGCCCTCAGTTCCTCTTGGGTCTTCTTGATGCAGGAAAGGCATATCTCAAGCGACAAG TGAGGCCAGAGGCCTGGCTGTCCACTGGCCCCAGTCCGGGACCTGGCCGTCTGCTCCTTGTGTGCCACGTCTCTGGCTTCTACCCAAAGCCAGTGTGGGTGACGTGGATGCGGGGTGACCAGGAGCAACAGGGCACCCGACGAGGTGACGTTTTGCCCCATGCTGACGGGACATGGTATCTTCAGACGTCCTTGGATGTGGAAGCCAGGGAGGCAGCCGGCCTCTCTTGCCGAGTGAGACACAGCAGTCTAGGAGGCCAGGATATTGTCCTCTACTGGG AGCAGCACCGCCCGGTGGGCTTGGTCTTCCTGGTGGTGATCGTGCCCCTGGTGCTTCTGGCAGGTCTTGCGTTCTGGCTCTGGAAGCGCTG GAAATCACACTGGAGACCTCAGTGCACTGGCCTCCCTTCAGAGAGAGATCCCAGCAGCCCCAGTTCCAGCACTTACCTAAACCCAGCTCAGTGGTGA